The proteins below are encoded in one region of Caulobacter henricii:
- a CDS encoding GH92 family glycosyl hydrolase yields the protein MIDLQIRRLLRSSCSLSHWLKVEGRRWAIAIWCGALAVSTASAQTFTDWVDPFIGTQGTGHVTPGATVPFGMVFPAPDNADRGWSYSAGYQYGDRRILGFSNTHQSGAGIPELGDVLLLPRAGTAWSSGDGDFGALKSIERARPGWYSVRLQDYGVTVELTAAPKVALQRYRFDRPGRVQVLVDLQHGLNYLEQPSVVASSVTSRQDGLQGTLHRRNWVTRQVSFVVRFSQPVLRSQTLPARPGDKAPRLLLDFDLGTSRTLEARVALSTVDEAGAERNLNTVAGQDFQAVRQNADQAWNALLGRIRIQADARKKRLFYSALYRTLQHPSDIADANGQVRGPRGEVLQAPGGVYYSTLSLWDTFRASHPLFTLIVPERVPGFVNTLLAHHRQMGYLPLWTSWGQETYCMIGNPALPVIADALVKGFGEGGRIDEEAALAAMLETSTRERPDAPEWAQRGWAVLDRYGYLPFDLQKGESVSMTAEYGYGDAAVATVAERLGRQDIAKRFRARSQSWNQLFDEETRTLRGKDSSGRWRTPFDPVAATSPLKNPGDYTEANAWQYTATPALHDAAAFRDRLGGAEALEAWLDRFFTLPVPNPDKHLGQEALIGQYAHANEPSHHITWLYALTGSPERGQRLREQIVRRFYGTGPDGLVGNDDVGQMSAWLVFTMLGFYPAEPFSGRYVLGQPLVSGAQIQIPGGRMVRISGTGPLPILDEKPLPKHQVSHKDLLAARSLRFE from the coding sequence ATGATCGACCTGCAAATTCGTCGGCTTCTGCGGTCATCCTGCAGTCTTTCGCACTGGCTGAAGGTGGAAGGTCGCCGCTGGGCGATAGCAATCTGGTGCGGAGCCCTGGCGGTTTCGACCGCGTCGGCTCAAACCTTCACCGATTGGGTCGACCCATTCATCGGGACACAGGGTACGGGGCACGTGACCCCGGGCGCTACCGTGCCCTTCGGCATGGTCTTCCCCGCACCAGACAATGCCGATCGCGGTTGGAGCTACAGCGCCGGATACCAGTATGGCGACCGCAGGATCCTCGGATTTTCCAATACCCACCAGAGCGGAGCGGGCATCCCGGAATTGGGTGACGTTCTGCTCCTGCCCCGGGCCGGTACAGCCTGGTCCTCCGGCGACGGCGACTTTGGCGCTCTGAAATCGATCGAGCGCGCGCGACCCGGCTGGTACTCCGTGCGGTTGCAGGACTATGGCGTGACTGTGGAACTCACGGCCGCGCCCAAGGTCGCGCTGCAGCGCTACCGCTTTGACCGGCCCGGGCGCGTACAGGTCCTGGTGGACCTCCAGCATGGGTTGAACTACCTGGAGCAGCCCTCGGTGGTGGCCTCCAGTGTCACCTCCCGCCAAGATGGCCTGCAGGGCACGCTGCACCGGCGGAACTGGGTCACTCGCCAGGTGTCCTTCGTCGTGCGGTTCAGCCAGCCTGTGCTGCGCAGCCAGACCCTGCCCGCTCGGCCGGGCGACAAAGCCCCTCGCCTGCTGCTGGATTTCGATCTTGGCACCAGCCGCACGCTGGAGGCCCGGGTCGCCCTGTCGACGGTCGATGAGGCCGGCGCAGAGCGCAACCTGAACACTGTCGCGGGCCAGGATTTCCAAGCCGTGCGCCAGAACGCCGACCAGGCCTGGAATGCCCTGCTTGGCCGAATTCGCATCCAGGCCGACGCGCGCAAGAAGCGCCTCTTTTACTCGGCGCTCTATCGCACCCTGCAGCATCCCAGCGACATCGCCGATGCCAATGGCCAGGTCCGCGGCCCTCGCGGTGAAGTGCTCCAGGCTCCAGGCGGCGTCTATTACTCGACCCTGAGTCTCTGGGACACCTTCAGGGCTTCGCACCCCCTTTTCACCCTGATTGTGCCCGAGCGCGTACCCGGCTTCGTCAACACCCTGCTCGCCCATCATCGCCAGATGGGCTACCTGCCCCTGTGGACCAGCTGGGGCCAGGAGACCTATTGCATGATCGGCAACCCGGCCTTGCCGGTGATCGCCGACGCACTCGTCAAGGGCTTTGGCGAGGGGGGACGCATCGACGAAGAGGCGGCTCTGGCGGCGATGTTGGAGACCAGCACCCGCGAGCGCCCAGACGCGCCCGAGTGGGCCCAGCGCGGCTGGGCGGTACTGGACCGCTACGGCTACTTGCCTTTCGATCTGCAAAAGGGAGAGTCCGTCAGCATGACGGCCGAATACGGCTACGGTGACGCGGCTGTGGCCACCGTCGCCGAGCGCTTGGGCCGGCAGGACATCGCGAAGCGTTTCCGGGCCCGGTCACAGAGCTGGAACCAGCTGTTTGACGAAGAGACCCGCACCCTGCGCGGCAAGGACAGTTCGGGACGCTGGCGCACGCCCTTCGATCCTGTCGCGGCGACATCGCCCCTGAAGAACCCTGGCGACTATACGGAAGCCAATGCCTGGCAGTATACCGCGACGCCCGCGCTCCACGACGCTGCAGCATTCCGTGACCGGCTCGGCGGCGCGGAGGCCCTTGAAGCCTGGCTGGACCGCTTCTTCACCCTGCCCGTGCCCAACCCTGACAAGCATCTCGGTCAGGAGGCGCTGATCGGCCAGTACGCTCATGCCAACGAGCCCAGCCATCACATTACCTGGCTCTACGCCCTGACCGGGTCGCCGGAGAGGGGCCAGAGGCTGCGTGAACAGATCGTACGCCGCTTCTATGGGACCGGACCCGACGGCCTTGTCGGCAATGACGATGTTGGCCAGATGAGTGCATGGCTGGTCTTCACCATGCTCGGCTTCTACCCTGCCGAGCCTTTCAGCGGCCGCTATGTCCTTGGACAGCCGCTCGTGTCAGGCGCTCAAATCCAGATACCTGGCGGCAGGATGGTCCGCATAAGCGGCACTGGCCCGCTGCCGATCCTGGATGAAAAGCCGCTTCCCAAGCATCAGGTATCGCACAAGGATCTCCTCGCTGCCCGTTCATTGCGGTTCGAGTGA
- a CDS encoding alkyl/aryl-sulfatase — translation MDLTRKTATEATRAAHSAMAAALPADDGGDFVLAKRGFVGSISDADVPGAWSQRPFAFLEGERPDTVNPSLWRQARLNAHHGLFEVTPGVYQVRGFDISNITFIEGETGWIVIDPLTSAQPAAAALKLLRDEKGDRPVSAVIYTHSHVDHYGGILGVASPEEIAAGLRIIAPEGFLQAAVAENVLAGNVMSRRATYMYGGLLPKDPQGHVDSGLGKGTSTGRVALVAPTESITHTGQTLTVDGVEIRFQVTPDTEAPAEMNFFFPKFGALCMAENCTCHLHNLYTPRGAQVRDAKAWSFYIDEALALFGADTRVMFASHHWPRWDAGPIRRFLTQQRDLYKYIHDQTLRMANHGLNATEIAEVLRLPPTLEAEWHTRSYYGTLSHNAKAVYQRYLGWFDGNPANLHKHPPEAAGRRYVAAMGGAERLLAQAREAFATGDYRWVAELVGHLVFADPANQEARALQADAFEQMGFQAESGPWRDFYLTGAQELRCPRPPSATPRQASAGQLRTMPTDNVLDSLSVRLNGEKAGATEIAFTAVFTDTGERFAVSLENAVLHHRPGAGGPQVELTRDLLVDLVHGAKTPEEVALEGPGAGALISLLALLDRFDLWFEISAP, via the coding sequence ATGGACCTGACACGGAAGACCGCCACCGAGGCGACGCGGGCGGCGCATTCGGCCATGGCGGCGGCTCTACCCGCCGATGACGGTGGTGACTTCGTGCTGGCAAAGCGTGGCTTCGTCGGCTCGATCTCTGACGCTGACGTGCCCGGCGCCTGGAGCCAACGTCCCTTCGCCTTTCTGGAGGGCGAGCGGCCCGACACCGTGAACCCCAGCCTCTGGCGGCAGGCGCGGCTCAACGCCCATCACGGCCTGTTCGAGGTGACGCCCGGCGTCTACCAGGTGCGCGGCTTCGACATCTCCAACATCACCTTTATCGAAGGCGAGACCGGCTGGATTGTCATCGATCCGCTGACCTCGGCCCAGCCGGCGGCAGCAGCGCTGAAGCTGCTGCGCGACGAGAAGGGCGACCGGCCGGTCAGCGCGGTTATCTACACCCACAGCCACGTGGACCACTACGGCGGCATCCTGGGTGTCGCCTCGCCGGAGGAGATCGCCGCCGGCCTGCGGATCATCGCCCCCGAGGGCTTTCTGCAGGCGGCCGTCGCTGAGAACGTCCTGGCCGGCAATGTGATGAGCCGCCGGGCGACGTACATGTATGGCGGCCTGCTGCCCAAGGATCCGCAGGGCCACGTGGACTCCGGGCTCGGCAAGGGAACGTCCACGGGCCGTGTCGCCCTGGTGGCACCCACCGAGTCCATTACCCACACCGGCCAGACCCTGACGGTTGACGGGGTCGAGATCCGTTTCCAGGTGACTCCGGACACCGAAGCGCCGGCCGAGATGAACTTCTTCTTCCCGAAGTTCGGCGCGCTGTGCATGGCGGAGAACTGTACCTGTCACCTGCACAATCTGTACACGCCGCGCGGGGCCCAGGTGCGGGACGCAAAGGCCTGGAGTTTCTACATCGACGAGGCGTTGGCGCTGTTCGGCGCGGATACGAGGGTGATGTTCGCGAGCCACCACTGGCCACGGTGGGACGCCGGTCCGATCCGCCGATTCCTGACCCAGCAGCGCGACCTCTACAAGTACATCCACGACCAGACGCTGCGTATGGCCAACCATGGGCTCAACGCCACCGAGATCGCCGAGGTGCTGCGGCTGCCGCCGACCCTGGAAGCCGAGTGGCACACGCGCAGTTACTATGGAACGCTCAGCCACAACGCCAAGGCGGTCTATCAGCGCTACCTCGGCTGGTTCGACGGCAACCCGGCCAACCTGCACAAGCATCCGCCCGAAGCTGCGGGCCGGCGCTATGTCGCGGCGATGGGCGGGGCCGAGCGGCTGCTGGCGCAGGCGCGCGAGGCATTCGCGACCGGCGACTACCGCTGGGTCGCCGAACTGGTCGGCCATCTTGTGTTCGCCGATCCGGCCAACCAGGAAGCCCGTGCCCTGCAGGCCGACGCCTTCGAGCAGATGGGATTTCAGGCGGAGTCCGGGCCCTGGCGCGACTTCTACCTGACCGGCGCCCAGGAACTGCGATGTCCTAGGCCGCCCAGCGCCACGCCCCGCCAGGCCTCGGCCGGCCAGCTGCGGACCATGCCCACCGACAATGTGCTTGATTCCCTTTCGGTGCGGCTGAACGGCGAGAAGGCCGGGGCGACGGAGATCGCGTTCACGGCGGTCTTTACCGACACCGGCGAGCGCTTCGCGGTCAGCCTCGAGAACGCTGTTCTGCACCATAGGCCTGGCGCGGGCGGGCCGCAGGTCGAGCTGACCCGGGACCTTCTGGTCGATCTGGTGCACGGCGCCAAGACGCCCGAGGAGGTCGCGCTGGAGGGGCCCGGCGCGGGTGCCCTGATCAGCCTGCTGGCGCTCCTGGACCGCTTCGACCTCTGGTTCGAGATCTCGGCACCCTAG
- a CDS encoding HNH endonuclease, whose amino-acid sequence MMQVLSRPPSGMPALVLNADYRPLSYYPLSLWPWQDVIKAVFLERVEVVSTYDHVVHSPSFEMKLPSVVSLKQYVPQDRPPAFTRFNLFLRDAFSCQYCASPEDLTFDHVIPRSRGGRTTWENIVTACAPCNLRKGGRTLREAGMLPFHSARRPSMHELQDRGRRFPPGHLHASWLDYLYWDIELEA is encoded by the coding sequence CTGATGCAGGTCCTCTCCCGTCCGCCGTCAGGCATGCCGGCCCTTGTGCTGAATGCCGACTATCGGCCTCTCAGCTATTATCCTCTGTCACTCTGGCCTTGGCAGGATGTGATCAAGGCGGTGTTCCTTGAGCGTGTCGAGGTCGTGTCGACCTATGATCACGTCGTTCATTCGCCGTCCTTCGAGATGAAACTGCCCAGTGTCGTGTCGCTGAAGCAGTATGTCCCGCAGGACCGGCCGCCGGCCTTCACGCGCTTCAACCTGTTCCTGCGCGACGCCTTCAGCTGTCAGTATTGCGCGTCACCGGAGGACCTGACCTTCGACCATGTCATTCCCCGCTCGCGCGGCGGCAGGACGACCTGGGAGAATATCGTCACCGCCTGCGCACCCTGCAATCTGCGCAAGGGCGGCCGGACGCTACGCGAGGCGGGAATGCTGCCGTTCCATTCGGCGCGACGACCCAGCATGCACGAACTCCAGGATCGCGGCCGCCGCTTCCCGCCGGGCCACCTGCACGCCAGCTGGCTCGACTATCTCTACTGGGACATCGAACTGGAGGCTTGA
- a CDS encoding DNA-3-methyladenine glycosylase family protein: MAMSVDPSPTPDQIKVARAHLAAVDPALAAIDAVTPSFAWRSAEPGFAGLLKLIVYQQVSLASAASIWRRVEAGLGEITAPAILALEDLDLQGLGLSRPKVRYARAIAEAQVTGLCDLNALRNLPDDEAAAALMAVKGIGRWTAETYLMFCEGRLDMFPGGDVALQEAMRWADRAEVRPNEKQAYARAEAWKPYRGVAAHLLWRCYGAVKTGEIPPI; encoded by the coding sequence ATGGCCATGTCTGTCGATCCGTCGCCCACGCCTGACCAGATTAAGGTTGCTCGCGCCCACCTGGCGGCTGTTGACCCGGCCCTTGCGGCCATTGACGCCGTGACCCCCTCGTTTGCCTGGCGATCGGCCGAGCCTGGCTTTGCCGGACTTCTGAAGCTGATTGTCTACCAGCAGGTGTCCCTGGCTTCGGCCGCCTCGATCTGGCGCCGGGTCGAGGCCGGACTGGGAGAGATCACGGCTCCGGCCATTCTGGCGCTTGAGGACCTCGATCTGCAGGGATTGGGACTTTCCAGGCCCAAGGTGCGCTATGCGCGCGCCATAGCCGAGGCCCAGGTGACAGGACTTTGCGACCTCAACGCCCTGCGCAATTTGCCGGATGATGAGGCCGCCGCGGCTCTGATGGCCGTCAAGGGCATCGGCCGCTGGACCGCCGAGACCTATCTGATGTTCTGCGAAGGCCGGCTGGACATGTTTCCGGGGGGCGACGTCGCCTTGCAGGAAGCTATGCGCTGGGCCGACCGTGCCGAGGTCCGCCCGAACGAGAAACAGGCCTATGCCAGGGCTGAAGCCTGGAAGCCGTATCGCGGAGTCGCGGCCCATTTGCTCTGGCGCTGCTATGGCGCGGTCAAAACGGGCGAAATTCCGCCAATCTGA
- the greA gene encoding transcription elongation factor GreA, giving the protein MSVAFTKEGDSEAFAADLLDRPISSNPNLVTARGLAQLDSSLAAARAAYGAAQATGGVAEDRTAMARATRDLRYFAARRASAQLTEPTGPADVVHFGQAVTFEREDGRRQTFRIVGEDEADPAGGSVSYVSPLARALLGKTVGDTAMVAGGEVEIISVA; this is encoded by the coding sequence ATGAGCGTCGCCTTCACCAAGGAAGGCGACAGCGAAGCCTTCGCCGCCGACCTGCTCGATCGGCCTATCTCGTCCAATCCCAACCTGGTGACCGCCCGGGGTCTTGCCCAGCTGGACTCCAGCCTGGCTGCAGCCCGCGCTGCCTATGGTGCCGCCCAGGCGACGGGCGGCGTGGCTGAGGATCGCACGGCCATGGCCCGGGCGACGCGAGACCTGCGCTACTTTGCGGCCCGGCGAGCCAGCGCCCAACTGACCGAACCGACCGGTCCGGCTGATGTGGTCCATTTTGGCCAGGCGGTGACCTTTGAGCGCGAAGATGGCCGCCGCCAGACTTTCCGCATCGTCGGCGAGGACGAAGCCGATCCTGCAGGGGGTTCGGTCTCCTATGTTTCTCCCCTGGCCAGGGCCCTGTTGGGCAAGACGGTCGGCGACACCGCCATGGTGGCGGGTGGTGAAGTCGAGATCATCTCGGTCGCCTAG
- the gluQRS gene encoding tRNA glutamyl-Q(34) synthetase GluQRS — MGLVTRFAPSPTGYLHRGHAYSALTAFEAARARSGRFLLRIEDIDATRCRPDYEAAILDDLAWLGLTWEEPVRRQSEHMATYHTALEDLRQRGLVYRCFRTRRELDIGRAPHEHQTPFRGAPLPRLEEEARLARGEPFAWRLSLEAAAEALSGLEPLSFFEAGSGPAGEQGWIRACPDLAGDIVLARKDVGVAYHLAVVVDDALQGVSDVIRGEDLFEAAHVQRLLQALLGLPTPTYRHHRLLTGPDGKRYAKRDKAQSLRDLRASGVTAAALRHDMGL; from the coding sequence TTGGGCCTCGTCACCCGGTTCGCGCCATCGCCCACCGGCTACCTCCATCGCGGCCATGCCTATTCGGCCCTGACGGCTTTTGAAGCCGCCCGCGCGAGGTCCGGCAGGTTTCTGCTGCGGATCGAGGACATCGACGCCACCCGTTGTCGACCAGACTATGAGGCAGCGATCCTGGACGATCTGGCCTGGCTGGGCCTGACCTGGGAGGAACCCGTCCGCCGCCAGTCCGAGCACATGGCGACCTACCACACCGCCCTTGAGGATCTCCGCCAGCGCGGCCTCGTCTATCGCTGCTTTCGCACCCGCCGGGAACTCGACATCGGGCGAGCCCCGCATGAGCACCAGACGCCTTTCCGGGGCGCTCCCCTGCCCCGGCTTGAGGAGGAAGCGCGCCTGGCTCGCGGCGAACCCTTTGCGTGGCGGCTTAGCCTAGAGGCTGCAGCCGAGGCCCTCAGTGGTCTAGAGCCCCTGAGCTTTTTCGAGGCTGGGTCCGGCCCTGCCGGCGAGCAGGGCTGGATTCGCGCCTGCCCTGACCTCGCGGGAGACATCGTCCTGGCCCGAAAGGATGTCGGCGTGGCCTATCATCTCGCTGTCGTGGTGGACGATGCCCTGCAGGGCGTCAGTGATGTCATTCGCGGCGAGGACCTTTTCGAGGCGGCACATGTGCAGCGCCTGCTCCAGGCCCTACTGGGCCTGCCGACGCCGACCTATCGCCATCACCGCCTCCTGACCGGTCCGGATGGAAAGCGCTATGCCAAGCGCGACAAGGCCCAGAGCCTTCGCGATCTTCGGGCCTCGGGCGTCACCGCTGCGGCCCTACGCCACGACATGGGCCTTTAG
- a CDS encoding TlpA family protein disulfide reductase: MSEIQSGENGTGAAKRNPLKWAIGAAMLVGVAAVLYVIVAASFKPSGPANLNEFKRASLAKLDVPASPRAAPGTTFFDEAGKPVTLADFKGQVVVMNLWATWCAPCKKEMPTLAKLAAVYAAQPFKVLPVSVDRDADLNLAQAEMAANPPLKLYRDPSYRMSFEMEPRAAGYPTTVVYDKQGRERARLSGDADWSSPEARGLVEKLLAER, encoded by the coding sequence ATGAGCGAAATCCAGTCGGGCGAGAACGGAACGGGCGCGGCCAAGCGCAATCCGCTGAAGTGGGCGATCGGCGCCGCCATGCTCGTCGGCGTCGCGGCGGTTCTATACGTCATCGTCGCCGCTTCGTTCAAACCCTCAGGGCCGGCCAATCTCAATGAATTCAAGCGGGCTTCGCTGGCCAAGCTTGATGTCCCGGCCTCGCCGCGGGCCGCGCCCGGCACAACCTTCTTCGATGAGGCCGGAAAGCCGGTCACCCTTGCCGATTTCAAGGGCCAGGTGGTGGTGATGAACCTCTGGGCGACCTGGTGCGCACCCTGCAAGAAAGAGATGCCGACCCTGGCCAAGCTGGCGGCTGTCTATGCCGCCCAGCCCTTCAAGGTGCTGCCGGTCAGTGTTGACCGCGATGCCGATCTCAACCTCGCCCAGGCTGAGATGGCGGCCAATCCCCCGCTGAAGCTCTATCGCGATCCGTCCTACAGGATGTCGTTCGAGATGGAGCCTCGGGCGGCCGGCTATCCGACCACGGTAGTCTATGACAAGCAGGGCCGTGAACGGGCGCGTCTGTCGGGCGATGCTGACTGGTCCAGCCCCGAGGCCCGTGGCCTAGTCGAGAAACTGCTGGCTGAGCGATAG
- the argH gene encoding argininosuccinate lyase produces MTDNASKKPDTAGGGMGQAMWGGRFSARPAELMQAINVSIGFDKRLWAQDLAGSRAHARMLISQGVIASSDGEEILEGLARIEDELLTGTFPFRDEYEDIHMNIEARLRELIGPTAGRLHTARSRNDQVALDFRLWVREACDRSAAQLDALQRALLAQAEAHADALMPGFTHLQPAQPVTFGHHLMAYVEMFGRDASRFRDARARMNECPLGAAALAGSPFPIDRHATAAALDFDRPTANSLDSVSARDFALEALSAASITATHLSRLAEEIVLWTTPMFGFIKLTDAFTTGSSIMPQKKNPDAAELIRAKVGRILGSLTTLTVVMKGLPLAYSKDMQEDKVPTFEAFDALELSLLAMAGMIADLTPNTDKMAAAAGAGFSTATDLADWLVRTLNMPFRDAHHVTGSAVKTAEALGVDLADLSLEQFQAIEPRITAEVYAVLTPAASAASRISYGGTAPAQVRAQIARWKELLG; encoded by the coding sequence ATGACCGACAACGCCTCCAAAAAACCCGACACCGCCGGCGGCGGAATGGGTCAAGCCATGTGGGGCGGCAGGTTCTCGGCCAGGCCGGCGGAACTGATGCAGGCGATCAATGTCAGCATCGGCTTCGACAAGCGCCTCTGGGCGCAGGATCTGGCGGGCTCCCGCGCCCATGCCCGGATGTTGATCAGCCAAGGGGTGATTGCAAGTAGCGACGGCGAGGAAATCCTCGAAGGCCTGGCCAGGATCGAGGACGAGCTGCTGACCGGGACCTTCCCGTTCCGGGACGAGTACGAAGACATTCACATGAACATCGAGGCGCGTCTGCGTGAGCTGATCGGCCCGACGGCCGGTCGACTGCACACCGCGCGCTCGCGCAATGACCAGGTGGCACTGGATTTCCGGCTGTGGGTCCGTGAGGCCTGCGACCGCTCCGCGGCCCAGCTGGACGCCCTGCAGCGCGCCCTGCTCGCCCAGGCCGAGGCCCATGCCGACGCCCTGATGCCCGGTTTCACCCACCTGCAACCCGCCCAGCCCGTGACCTTTGGCCATCACCTGATGGCCTATGTCGAGATGTTCGGCCGGGACGCCTCGCGCTTCCGCGATGCCCGGGCCCGCATGAACGAGTGTCCGCTGGGCGCGGCGGCCCTGGCCGGCTCGCCCTTCCCGATCGATCGTCACGCCACTGCCGCAGCCCTCGACTTCGACCGTCCGACCGCCAATTCGCTGGATAGCGTCTCGGCCCGCGACTTCGCCCTGGAAGCCCTGTCTGCCGCCTCGATTACCGCCACGCACCTGTCGCGCCTGGCCGAAGAGATCGTGCTGTGGACCACACCGATGTTCGGCTTCATCAAGCTGACCGACGCTTTCACGACCGGCAGCTCGATCATGCCGCAGAAGAAGAACCCCGATGCCGCCGAGCTGATCCGCGCCAAGGTCGGCCGCATCCTCGGCTCCCTGACCACCCTGACGGTCGTGATGAAGGGCCTGCCTCTGGCCTATTCCAAGGACATGCAGGAAGACAAGGTCCCGACCTTCGAGGCCTTCGATGCCCTGGAACTGAGCCTGCTGGCCATGGCCGGCATGATCGCCGACCTGACACCCAATACCGACAAGATGGCCGCCGCCGCCGGTGCCGGCTTCTCGACGGCCACGGATCTGGCCGATTGGCTGGTGCGGACGCTGAACATGCCTTTCCGCGACGCTCACCACGTGACAGGTTCGGCCGTGAAGACAGCCGAGGCCCTTGGCGTGGATCTGGCGGACCTGTCCCTGGAGCAGTTCCAGGCGATCGAGCCCAGGATCACCGCCGAGGTCTATGCCGTCCTCACCCCGGCCGCCTCCGCGGCCAGCCGTATCAGCTATGGCGGGACCGCTCCCGCCCAGGTCCGCGCCCAGATTGCGCGTTGGAAGGAACTGCTCGGATGA
- the lysA gene encoding diaminopimelate decarboxylase: MNHFEYGPEGLACEGVSLAHIAAEVGTPVYVYSRATLERHFTVFRDALELAGVAAPLIAYAVKANSNVAVLKVLGDLGAGADTVSEGEVRRALSAGIPADRIVFSGVGKARREIQFALQVGVAEINVESEPELNLIAEVAAELGVRAKVAFRVNPDVAAGGHAKIATGKAENKFGVSFAEAARLYANASNNAALEPIGVACHIGSQITDLAPMRAAFSKMRGLVEQLLAEGLSVERLDLGGGLGVPYFNHPEPPSPADFATMVGEVTAGLPVRLAFEPGRVIAANAGVLVSEVIHVHERPEGRKFLVIDAAMNDLVRPAMYDAFHDIRPLVKRDGEAVYDVVGPVCETGDTFTRDRPMPPLAAGDLVAFMSAGAYGAAMASEYNTRPLVPEVLVDGDRFAVIRARPTYDAMLARDLVPDWV; the protein is encoded by the coding sequence GTGAACCACTTCGAATACGGCCCCGAGGGCTTGGCCTGCGAGGGCGTCTCCCTGGCGCACATCGCCGCCGAGGTTGGCACACCGGTCTATGTCTATTCCCGCGCCACCCTGGAGCGGCACTTCACCGTGTTCCGCGACGCTCTTGAACTGGCCGGAGTCGCCGCCCCCCTGATCGCCTATGCTGTGAAGGCCAACTCCAACGTGGCGGTCCTGAAGGTGCTGGGCGATCTCGGTGCCGGGGCCGACACGGTCTCGGAGGGCGAGGTCCGTCGCGCCCTTTCTGCCGGTATTCCGGCGGATCGCATTGTCTTCTCTGGCGTCGGCAAGGCCCGACGCGAGATCCAGTTTGCCCTTCAGGTCGGCGTTGCCGAGATCAATGTCGAATCCGAACCCGAGCTGAACCTGATCGCCGAGGTCGCTGCCGAACTGGGCGTCCGCGCCAAGGTGGCCTTCCGGGTCAATCCGGACGTCGCCGCCGGTGGTCACGCCAAGATCGCCACCGGCAAGGCCGAAAACAAGTTCGGCGTCTCGTTCGCCGAAGCCGCGCGCCTCTATGCCAATGCCAGCAACAATGCCGCGCTCGAGCCGATCGGCGTGGCCTGCCATATCGGCAGCCAGATCACCGACCTGGCCCCCATGCGCGCCGCCTTCAGCAAGATGCGCGGCCTGGTCGAGCAACTTCTGGCCGAAGGCCTGTCGGTGGAGCGGCTCGACCTGGGCGGCGGTCTGGGCGTGCCCTATTTCAACCATCCAGAGCCGCCCTCCCCCGCCGATTTTGCGACCATGGTCGGCGAGGTCACGGCGGGCTTGCCGGTCAGGCTGGCCTTCGAGCCCGGTCGTGTGATCGCCGCCAATGCCGGGGTGCTGGTCTCGGAAGTGATCCACGTCCACGAACGTCCGGAAGGGCGCAAGTTCCTGGTCATCGATGCGGCCATGAACGACCTGGTGCGCCCGGCCATGTACGACGCCTTCCACGACATCCGCCCGCTTGTGAAGCGCGACGGCGAGGCGGTCTATGACGTGGTCGGCCCGGTCTGCGAAACGGGCGACACCTTTACACGGGATCGGCCCATGCCGCCGCTGGCAGCAGGCGACCTGGTGGCCTTCATGTCGGCCGGGGCCTATGGAGCAGCCATGGCCAGCGAGTACAACACCCGCCCGCTGGTGCCCGAGGTACTGGTGGACGGCGACCGGTTCGCCGTGATCCGGGCGCGTCCGACCTATGACGCGATGCTGGCACGGGATCTGGTGCCGGACTGGGTGTAA
- a CDS encoding FkbM family methyltransferase encodes MDLSLILVGAHDGSKTQQLVAKACQQGKALLIEPVPWLFEKLKARYSDNPNIILHNSVIAGVEGEVEFYAPLESANEVDETGDQLGSLNPSHAVLHNSEFEQKFQKISVHADTFESLFARFDIGKVKFLVTDTEGHDAVILSQFPFARTKPRQIMFEHKHIDGIHRIGLKFAELLIMLDGAGYRMKILDQENCLAQLMNSEP; translated from the coding sequence ATGGATCTATCACTGATACTGGTGGGTGCCCACGACGGTTCGAAGACACAACAATTGGTGGCCAAGGCTTGCCAACAGGGCAAAGCGCTTCTTATCGAGCCGGTACCGTGGCTCTTTGAAAAATTGAAGGCTCGCTACTCCGACAACCCGAATATCATTCTGCACAATTCGGTCATTGCTGGCGTCGAGGGCGAAGTTGAATTCTACGCGCCGCTCGAGTCTGCAAATGAAGTAGATGAAACAGGCGATCAGCTCGGCTCTCTAAACCCAAGTCATGCCGTGTTGCACAACTCGGAATTTGAACAAAAATTCCAAAAAATTTCCGTTCACGCTGATACATTTGAATCTCTGTTTGCGAGATTCGACATAGGAAAAGTAAAATTTCTAGTGACAGATACAGAGGGTCATGATGCCGTCATTCTGTCTCAGTTTCCATTCGCCAGGACAAAACCGCGCCAGATCATGTTTGAACACAAACACATAGACGGAATTCATAGAATAGGTCTAAAATTCGCTGAATTACTGATAATGCTAGATGGTGCTGGCTACAGAATGAAAATTCTGGACCAGGAAAACTGCCTCGCACAACTCATGAACTCCGAGCCGTAA